The stretch of DNA tGTGTCGGGTGTGGTATCGATAATAAAACCATCGTTTAGTCAGTGAGCCGAAGCACGGTGGCACGAACCCGATAATAAGTCTAATAATCAATTATAATACAACGACGATGAAGGTACTATCATCGAGAAAAAAGGAAGCTGCTAAGGTCGGCGCAGTCCGCTCGACACTCTCATCGCTCTCGTTCTCACAGTCATCAATTAAGGTATAAAAATAATAGCCTCCAGTCAGCACACTAAATTAGTCCGCCAACTGTACATATACGAATGTGCAGAATTGATATCTGAGCATTTATCGTccttcgtttctctttctttattcgCATTTATGCGTTTTCGTCTCGCGACACAAAAATAGCGGCTAAAAAACGGAAACTCATTCGCAAGTCACACGGCTTCGGTTTTGGTTTTTCATTCTCCCTTTCATTCTCTCTTTTGCTCTTTGTTACGCGCTCACACATTCGCACAATCTCTCCTTTGCTATTCGCGTAAAAATAGTTAGGCACTAAAACAATAATATAAGTAAAGTCCGTCAGTCCTATGTAAGTTCAGCTAAAAGTTAATCACATGTTTCTtcttttaatcatttttttcttctctctctctctctctctctttcttcgtaCAGTTAACATCCGTTGTAATAACTAGGATCACTGTGATTAAACGCACGAATGCTCGATGTCTTGACGGTTGCTAACCCTTTTTCCCTTACTTTTTATAAATAACGAAATTGGTTGAAGCAAGGAACTGTGTGGTACGTAGTGTTTCTTACCGAGTCGTTACATTCAAGTCATACGATCTGACTAATTCTAGGTCCGTTGACCTATCAGTCTACCTCACGACAGCGAATATGCTTCCTCTTTTTATAGCAAAAACGACATGCTTCTCTTTGACGTTCTCTTTTCTCACTTTTTCAACACGCAGttattattcgtttatttcttcttctcttgTTTTTATTAAACGTGTATATTTTTAAGTGAGAATATCTGGGACATTTGAAGATTCGAAAAAtttcgaagaaaaaaaaattctcTTCTTGATGTAATCATATTTTGAGGAAATtgaacggagaatgagaattttTAGAAGTATGATTAAAAGTATTTTGTCGTACGCTGCAGAAATATGAAGCTGGAAGCAAGCAAAGTATGAATACAGAATATACGAGAGAAATATATTAGGTGGGTAATGGCTCTGGACTTCATTACATAGTTTCTAACGTTTAGTTCTCGAGGAAACCAAAACGAATGGATAGAATAAAGCAAGGATAGAGGCAGGGAAAAGAGCAATAAGATGCGAGGAGAAAACCAAACGATTaaataagtataaaataatacaagaaTCTTGCAGGGAAATAGATACGAAGGAAGAAGATAAGAAGTCGAACTGGGAAGAAATTAGAGACACATACCACAGACAGAAAATGACAGGTATTAAAGAAGTGcaaatggaaaaaagaaaagagaaagaccTTGCTGAAGCCCCAGCGCAAATGAACAGAACAGAGCAGTTACAATGGTAATATAGTGGAATAGTAGAAATAACACGCATTATAAGGAAATTAGAGATAACtaaagaatgaaatatttaaatgagcAATACGAAAGCAAAAATCAAAGCATACTGCCAGGTTCAGATGTGCAAACGAAGAAAGAGGAAATATGTGTGTAGTGAAGAAGGAAGAAGTCACTGGAACATATGCTGCATGAATGTAAAAAGGTGAAAGTAACACAGTTAAAGGAACAGTAAAAGAAATACTAAAACagggagagaaaaaaggagCGGAATGAATGCGTTTACTGCTGGAAAAACGAAGAAACAAGGAAGGACAATTCAAAGAAAAGACAATTCAAGAATACTCTTGAAACTAGATTCCACAcgtaacacacacacacatacgcacgcgcacacacacacagaatAAATGCAACGCCTCATCTTGAGCTCGAAGGGTATGAAGTAAATCTAATTATTAGTATAAATTGAGAAAAACTAAATACGATAGCGACATTGAATATAGTTTGGATAATTCTagatataatttaatttgtttttctaattatatttttaatacttatatataatttaaatattcaatataATTTACAGCTTGGTCCAGGAAAAAAGTAAAATGTCCATCTTTTTAGAACtttagataaataaaaataatatgagagtatttttaaatattgttaaacttgaataattataataattttgaataaaaaaaagtCATTTGAACAAAGGATAAGAATTCTTCGAATATTGAAAAATGCCCCAAACAAACACTTAATCGCAACAATCATTGAGAAATTTCTACACGACTCGATTAGAGGAAAGTTTGACAGTTAGTTAAGTTctaaaatttatgaatatttatattgcAGTGACCAAGGATATTGTCAAAGATACATTTTCACACTATCTCACCCGATATGTGTGTTCCTACGAAAAGCTTTTATACAATCAATTCGTACACTCGACCAGGCTTCTTTCTGTGCTTCTTCATTTTTTCCCTTCCAGAATTTTCAAGGAAGAATTTCTAGAGACTCAAGAATCGCGATTTTCGAAAGGGTGTCCTTATGAATTTTCTTCTTTACATATGAAGATATTCTCTTCTCTATGTATATGAAAATCTGCGCGATTGTACGACATTTCACACGCAcacaataaataaattacattaatCACAACGCAAGTTTAAATGAAAGGTACAAATGCTATATGGAATACGAAACTGTCGAATTTGCAGCATGGAATGTGTTAGTAATATCATTTGTGTTCGACTATTATTAATCTTTTCATGCCTACTTACATACAATGAGGGAAATaggtaatttataattttctattatgTCAAATATtgaagtaaataatattttatcaacAAATTATGACTTTGAAATGATAAGATAACAGAGTGATATTTTTActtctattttataattaatattataatatgtttTATACAATGATACAAAATTTTCATCAATATCAATACAAGGaattgaatatttataaatgaatggcaaatgtatttgtaaTTTTAGACTCATGAtggagaaaattaattaaaacaaaattttcagTAAAATGGCAAACGGCAAATACTTAGATTCATTATTCTATTGCTGCCCATTTTACGAATATTTTGTTCTTATTTATTTTCTCTATCGAAAGTTTAAACATATTATATTCCAAAAATTGTAATACAGcaagtaaaaatattataactgttattttgaaaaagtagaatatttttcaataaatttacaaggataattttgataaaataagaaaataatgtcTCGCATGAAAAGACTAATAGAACCAATTCGGTGTAAATGGAAAGCATATAAATATCGAAAACATTTCCATCACGTTATTTATAATTCTATACAAAAGATGATTCGACAATAACAAGAGCAATTTTGTAGCAGCAGATAAAGATACAGTCttaaggtataaagatacaaATCTGAAATGCACTGATGTATACATTTCAAAAAGTCCATCAATGATTACATGAGAATGACAAAAAACTTGTTCTCTATTGGACTGGTTTATCAAGTAATTAAAAGTTTGTGGAACAAACTTATTCTTGAAGTTGGTTGCCTAAGTATGCACAACTGCTTGGTGCAGTATATGATACGAAAAAAATGCAATTCATCGATTTATAAAAATCTTTTAAAGTGGACCctattaaaatacaaattatatttcTCAAAATACTTCAAATCTTCTATCAATAAAAAGATGTCAGAATTAACTGAATACTTATTGGACAATTAACAAACCCAATAATAAAAGTagttcgtttctttttcacAATTAACGATGTTGCAGTATTTGAAATTGAAGATATCTTTTAAATATATCATGGATACAGTGATACagtacatataatatattttaagatTTTCACTCATTGTCTAAAGTTAATCAAGAAAAACCATATCCACCGTTGAATGTGTCGTACATttcgcattaatttatataaaattcgcaTTATTTATATTAGcaacttgttataatatgttaCATGTAATTCAAAGTTGGTAAACAAtgaaaatgtataaatgtataaattaatttctaaaGTGTGAAAAAGGTAACTTTGGTTTAATTTGACCAAAGTTCATAGAAAAAAtgtcatttttttaaattatattatttcatattattcgatcgattatcgattgataaaattattttggCTCACATTCTCCGATTAGTAAGTTGATATCATAAAGTTGCTCGCATATatcaaaaaagaaattaaattgacGATAATTTTCCCAATCATTATCATCTGTCGCCATGATCTTTTTCATCGGACTatcaaaaaatatatacatattttgaaTGTTGCACTTTCAACAAATGAGAAAATTTGGACCGAAAATTTGATATATCAATATATCTTCCATTCGACACTGCAAATGAACACACATCGGTGTATATGCCATACGTGATTTTCAATCTGTTTGTGTAAACGTATATAATTTTCATACTCGAATTAGAAATCAATCAATTTCATGTCAGTTATTAATAGAATTCCATAGTGTCTGAAATAAAGTCTAATTCATTAACTGCATATGAAAATCACAAAAATGTACCGAAAATGTGAAGTAAAAGTGGAACAATGAATAGAATGAGATGATAAATGGAGCAATCAGCTTCTATAAAAATAGTCTATGGTCGTCAATCTCACTGTATACTAAAGAATCTTGATGCTTCAAGCTCGCAGTTCATGATCTACAACATTATTTCCTTGGcaaaaaatttgttttcttGTCAGATTTTTCTTTCGCTTAAAACAAAGGTAATAAAACATAATAAACTGCAACTTTGAgaagaaattatataaaattctatacaCGAATTAAACAATACTTCAGAAACTTTGCTAGTCACAATAGACGtagaaaatagaaatatgtaCTTGTAAGATAAAATCAATGTTATAGATTCGTAATAATCGAAATAATCTTCAGCACTTGAAGCTTAATGTAAGCTTTCTTAATCGTTAAACTACATAATACTCGGATTAAACTCGTAACTATTGAGTTTCTTATTCAAGCGCAGAATATATCTTTCTTTATCTTCAAATGTCTTTCTTCCTATCAATTAAACGAGCCAACCCACCaagattctttaaatattttcattgacaAGTTGGCAAACGACGAACTTCCCGTTTTAGCTGTCATTTGAAATCGGATGACACTCGAGCGAATCGCATTCAGCAAGTCCTTCGCCACGACGAAGAGAAAACTCGTCCGATAAGAGGCTTTCTGGCAACATAGCTGCTGAATCTATGCTATCGAAATAACGATGGGGCCAGACAGAACTCTGTCGGAAACGTCTGATTGGCGAACCAATGATAAATTCCACTTTGGTCGTACCGGTCACTGATGAAGTCTCTTGATTCAAGGAGTCCGGATACAAAGAGGAATCGCTGTGCCGGAAGCTGCCGTTCGTTGAGCACCAAGAACTCGGTGGTTCGGTGCAACTCTGAAAAACATCAATGCCTATTATTGATTTTTGTTCCACTTGCTTCTACCTGCGAACGAGAACTCGATTTTTCATGATTTGCACGTAGCTTGTATTTCACTGCGTTTCAATTCCTCTGAGGCAAAATACACAACAAAATCCCACAATGATCAGTGCTCTTATACCGTCTCTGGTATTTTACATGATACGTACTAATATGATGACTATCGAAAGTGTCTCTAATATATGAGAATGCGGTGTGCGTACGAGATAAACGGAAGTTTTCTGAACCACTTTTGAATGTTTCTGAATGTCTGAAGTCCGATACAGATATCTGCAGTGACGATCGAAAGTTCGGAAGGTATCTCTCAGAGGTATACTACATATTTGTTAGATTAGACGTTTGAGAAAGTTCGATGAAAAGATTTGATATAGTTTGTATAACCATATGCTTCTATAAAATGTAACTGATAATTACAATACGTTATtagtaattttaatataaactaATAATGAGTGGTTTCAGATTTACCACTTTCTAATTATTATTGAGAAAGAGTCTTGAGAAATTCTATATGAGTATATGTAGTTTCAcatgatttaattagaataattaaagAAACTGTTTTAATAATTAAGTTTATGCCTAATTCGCGATTATAGCgcaaataaaatttgaattttttatgaGATTAGCTCTGTTCAATTTCTAATAACAAGGAAATACAAGCCAGTTACTTTGTCTCGTTAGATAtgaaaaggagaagaaataCGATTTAAAATCTCACTGTATAAAGCATAATAAGGTAAATATAAATTCGATGTGCAGAAATTCAATTTAAAGGAAGTGTAAAAAGCATAAAacagtataaaaataaaaaacatgaAAAATACATAAAGCATAGAATACTGTGCAAATTCTTACTTTCTCTTATAATATTGAATTGTAGCATCAAATAATAATAGAtcattatatttcttatttgttACTTCAAACATTATTTATCGATAAATCTTATACCTTTTATCTTTATTAGCAATTAtatcttataaatattttttcctaaAATTTCTTTTCAAAATCTCCTGATAAAAAGAAAAGGCAATACGTattagaattaaaaatatttttactctaATCTAAACTGTTCTTGAATTAATTTTGTCTGCATGAGTAACTTACCAATGCACAATTGAATCGAACATCCGATCGTCACTGCAAATATCAAGAAGACCGATCGCATTTTAAAGAGTGCAATGAAAAACGACGAGATTGTAAATTAGTATTTAATTCGTAGTATCACGTAGCACTGGACGTGAGGTGGACAATGAACCGCAAGGCCAAGCAGGTAAGCGTGTGGTCGATTCATTTTCCTTTACATCAATCATTATAAGTACGAATCTGCGAGCCACGTCATGGCTCTCGAGGCTATATCCGCATACAAGCAACGCTAGCAAATAAGATCAAACTTGAGCAAATGAAAGAGCAAACAAACTGAAAGATTAATGGACATTCAAAACGAGGGAATCTTCGCTAGCGCGGCGTGAAAATTTACGGTAATATCGTGTTCGACGTGCGTGCTCAAATAAATTGCCCGTTTCTTTTTGAATTCATAACTGCAATAAATATAGTCTTACGACAAAGTGGTGGAGAGACGGAGATATCGACGTCAGGATGGTCGAAGAGCCAAATTATCCCCGACATTCGCTTTCCGATAAAATTATCTGTCGAATTTTATGATTTATTACTACAAGAATATTGTAGATTTTACTTACATTAAACATTAATCGTTTCACCTTAATTTGTTTTCAATTATTCGAGTCACAAAATTCGACAAAGTACATTATATCAATTTGCATGCATCTTTTTGTTGCAAAATATAACTAATACTACTATGGGGTCAACAAGAAAAAGGAAATCAGGTCATAATCAATATTTTATGTAGGAAGATGTGTTCAATGGGGTGGTATTTAAGTATTTAATGAGTCAGTATATTGAAAGTATAGCAAATCAGATAAATCCCCAAATGAAATGTGTGAGAAACTGAGACGTCAAGTGACATAAGAGCTAAGATTACAGATTAAAGTTTAATCATATGAGTATTCCCAATCTGAGTTATCATCAAGTTATAATACCTTATGCAATTTCATAACATTCGATTACTCAAATCCTCCCATACGTAGAAATGCAACTAATGTCTTTTAAGTATGAACGTATGTTAAGGTCGCGTGTCGCAAGTGCTGCTACTTTTTCTTCACTGAAATAAAACAAggaaagtaatataatatatggcTGATACCGTGAGAACCAATTCAACTAATTTAGATGGAGATTGAAGGGAGGCTTACTACGGGTGCGTGCGCATGCCAAGAACTAAagtgaaaataataaataaataaaaaataaaaaaaaaaaagaggacaACTACAAATGTGTGTACTACTTGACGAGACGAGAAAACAGGAAGATGAGGATAAAAACAGGCTCATAGCTCACCACATCCAGGAAGAAGCATCGAAGCAAATGATAATAAAAGAAGCATAACTTACGAGAAAAACCGGCGGCACGCGAGAAGGGGCCATTTTCTGTATTGGACCGCCGGGGACGGGCTCGAACGCACGCTCGCCTGCGCTCCAGATCAGACATTTTGGTTGTGGATCGTCGGGCGATTCGTCGTAATTAAGACAAATGTCGGTCGAGAGTCTCTGTATACGTCAGAGTTTCAATAACGTTTTCAGGAATGATCGAGTGTGTCATAGAGGATGATTAGATCGGAAACGATTCCACATTTCGATAGATAAGAGTTAACGCACGTTAAGGACGAGTGCTGTCGCGGAGGAAAGCGTGGACCGCGGCGAAGAGGACGACGAAAGATAGGACCGATAGTGAGTTTAAAGAACGTTTTGTGAGTGTGACGCGACGATCAGAAGTAGAACCAGCGTTTGACTGAGAAAGATTGATTATACATTGGTACACGGATGGCGCAAGGGGTGAATAGAGAATAGTAAAGATTAGCGAGTCAGCTGTATAACCGacgaaacaaataaattcaatcGACTATAAGTAGCTACAGTGGATGACCCTTGGTCGTTGGTTAACCGGGCTGTCTTTTTGTTGTTTTATGGTGAGCACAAGTCAGCGTGTCGAGACGGGAGAAAATTAGAAGGTCCGAGAGGCGTAGGAGACGGACTCGGTTCGAAGGGGGCCGCAATTAGAAGCAGCAGATATCCCTAACAGTGACTACTGGCCGTCCTGGAGAAGAGGATACTGGTGGACTCTCTACTACATCGGGCCGTTGGACAACGATGACTTCAGCCAGTTGCTCCAAAAAAATTGCTTTACGGATCGTACCTTGCCGTTTTCGGTATCAACAGATGTTGACGCGCGGGCCAGGCTGTAGGAACGGCGTGCAGGGGCGGGCGGTCTTCGAGGAGGAGTCGTCCCCGGGGATGAGGACGTGCCGAGGTTGTTAGACTCCAGCGAGTCTCGGGCGCGGGACAGCGAGGAGGATTTGTTTAAGGAGTCTCGGCTGGAATTGTTACGCGGCAGGGACCTGTTCAGGGACTCCCTGTTTGTCTCCTTGCTGTTTCCGGTCCCGTTATTATTCCCACCGGCGGTGCCGTTGTTGTTGTTACTATTCTTGGTCAGGCTTTTGTTCCCAAGGGAATCTCGATTTGAGTCACGAGCCTTCGACAAAGACTTGCCACCATGACTGTCGCGACTAGAATCACGCGGTGGCCTTGTTAACGACTTCAACGATTCCTTGCTGTCGTTTCTTCCGTGGCTAGGTGGTCTGGGTGCTGCTGCCTTCGTCGTAGCACCGGGTAAAGGTATACGGCTAGGACGTCGCCGGGGCGACGGTTTCACCTCGACGGCTTGATGATGATCGCGAGCCGATTCTGTACTACTTCCTGGCTCGAGACCATTCTGCTCACACCTTGGCTGATCACCGTCCGCCTCCGGATCTATTTCCGTTGGTGGTCGTTGCTGAAGTCTTTCTAGTACGCGAACGCGCGCTCGTGTACCTTCCAATTCGATGTTTCTCTCTTCCAGCTGGAATATATATTAAGATGTCAAAATTTCGATGGGTACAAGTAAACATAGTTAAGCGAGTGATCTAGAATTTTGGAAAATATATTCGATTATCTATAATTAAAGTGTTGAACACATATTATGTACTTAGTATTCGTTTATCTAATGTCTATACGTATGAATATTTAcgtattttcataattaatcatttatcgtataaacgtaattaaaattatgtaattatataaattacctGGAAACGCAAGTCGTCGTTTTCCTCCCGTGCCTTGTCTAATCGTTCGGAAAGAGTTTCTGTACTTTTTTGTACTTCATCTAACCTTTTTTGTAGGACCTGCAAAATATCGATTTATCTTATaacattttcattcaaatatgTGTATGATCTGTCATATAGGAAGAACTACTCTCAATACAACGATATCTGATATTTCATACCCTACCACTCAAACACAAagttaatgaattttttatatgTTGTTAATTCTTCTTGTTATATGTTGTTAATTCTTATTTCTGGAAATAACCAACCACTGGGAAAAGTTAATCTCAAAATCGATTATAATGCCTTTACTttacaaattatattaaaatcctAGAAAATTAGATTTTGAAggaagaaattttataaatctcAGCTACTTACCTGATTATGGACGGTAGTAGTGATTAAATGCCGCTGCAGCTCAAGAGGTGAGTTTTCTCGTAGAATGGCAGCTATCTTCTTCGAGTCGACGTCCTTAACGTGCGCAACTCTGGTAGGTGACACAAGGACGGAATCCAACGCACCCAGACGTGCTCTCCTTTCATTTACACTCGCCTCGACATCGATGTCGCGTAGCTCCTCATTATGAGCGGTGACGTCCAACAAAACGTTCTTCTCTATGGTCCTTGTCCGGAAGCGACTTTTATGAGCCTTTGTGGACGTCGCAACCGACGCAAACGCCGAAGACTTGCTTTTAATATTGCTAACGTTATTGCTTTTCGGTGGCGAGACGACAGGCGCCGCGGATGCGATGGGTTGCAACCTCTGAGCACCTGGCGCAAGGACGTCCGCAGATGCTTCGCTCAGTCCAGCCCGGAGTCGATCCTCGAGACCAGTTTTCAACGCAGATAATGCGGCTAACTCGGATTGAAGTTCCTGCGCTCTAGCTCGACTAGATATCGTCTCTGCCTCGAGCTCTGCCACCTTGTCCAGAAGTTGCTCCTTCTCCCTCCTCAGCGTTACTACTTGAGAATCTTTGTCTTTATCCTGTTTATCCTCTTCGGTCGGTATCGTCGTTGTCTTTTCATCCTCCAGACATGTAACCTTTCTTACAGCATTCAAGATATCGGTAGATGCTAGATCTTCAGATGCTACGCTCTCTAATCGACCTTGCAAACATTCTACCTCTTCTCTGAGCCTGATTCCCTTACGATGGATCACGTCCAGAAGATTCCACAGCTCGTCTTCCGCCTCGTCGAGAACAGTAGGTCTAGGACTATTCGGCCTTGGTGCTATCGCTGTCGAAGCACTGTCCTTGGAAGATGTTTCCGTGCTAAAGCCAGAATCCTGGACCGTGGCGCTACAGTTGTTTTTCGTGCCGCCACTGTGCGAGTTACTGCGACTCCTCGGCAACGAAGACGACGAAGATTCAGCACCTTCGCGCGGGACTCGTCTCCTAACCTTCCCGGGCTCCCATTCGTTGATTCGTCTCGATGATGGACTGGATAGCGGTAATGGGATGTGAGAATTTTGGGTGCAGGACGATGACGTCACAGACGCTCCCGCGGATGCCGTCGCGGCCATCTTGTGCCGGAGGTTTGGGAACGTCTCGATGACGAGGTCCCGGAACTCGAGAAGGGCGCCGACCTCATTCTGGAGCTCCTGCAGGGCGATCAAGGACTTCGCCTGCTCGTTTATCAGGTAGTGAAAAGGACCTGGTCGTAGGGGCATGCAATCCATGCCACCGCCACTGCTACTGTTTCCACCGCCACTGCTGCTGTTTCCACCGCTGCCAGTACCACTGACGCTTCCGACGGCGCCTTCTGTTAAGCCAGTGCCAATGCCACACTATGTAAACAAACAGATGCAAAGGTCAAATgttggtatatatatatatgtattctgtttatctttttattaggttgtccgaaaagttcatttcgttttataaggaaataatagacgcacaatgttttttgttttatattagtttattgaactatacacgagcataataatagaaatataacgaaatggattatacctaattcaataaaataatataaaacagaaattgttgttcatctattatcaccttatgaaacgaaagaaacttttcggacaacctaatatatttgtTTGGGTTCAACGATACAACATTTGGAAATTTGTgattaattattatcattagATGATGTTTTAAGGGTGAGTGCAATCAATCTTTGTGATTCTATGCATTGAGCAACGTGTTTCAATTTTTTCGAGTTGCGATATCTTATTATAATAATCAAACATCTCGCAcgtcttttgttttattttagtGTATTTTGTTTTTAGAGAATGAATTTAATTGCGAATCGATTGCAATGGAAATTCTAAAATTATTAAAGGCGTGCTATAGAAAATAATACAAACAACGTGGAATATTTATTTACCACATCTTTACTACGAACTTTGTGGCAAccgaatattttaaaatatatatatataatatctattCAATACTTTTGtcaattataatttcattttataacattatgctatattttCGTACCGCCTaccttttaaactttctttaatACCGTAAATTTAATGAACATgacattaaatataaatgtgTTTAAACAAATTGGTTGGTAGATGATATTGcatgtttttattaaatttttcttataAAGTAGGCGGTATTCGTCTCGTGTTTGACTTCCATAGCCAAGACGCACGAGCTGTAATAACTaagtttctaatttttctaACAATGAGAAATTGCTACTAAATTATTATACATGTTTTCCAAGATAATGTTCCGAAAAAGGAAAACTTGTTCGAAAACGTCTTTGAAGGGCATTAAGATCATACTCATTTAATCTGCTATAACAGGAACATTATTTACTTTGGAGAAAAGATTATACTTGATTACAGTTTCTTGTTTGATACGAAAGGAAGAATAATTGCTCCAAATAAGCTTTTTGGTGTCGGTACAATAATTCGAGAATAAAACACACTAGTGCAGTGATAAATAGGTAAATTACAGACTTTAAAAAGTATATTTGTTTTGTAGCAATATTTTTAATCCCAAAATTAGGAAACAGATTTCAAAATTCACAATACAACCGGGAAGAAACTCTAggtcaaaaaatataaaatataaaatgaaattgtttcGTATGAATTTTATTGTTTCAGAAAATTTACCTTGGATATTCTTGCGTGCATCTAACTATGTCATAATCAAACTCAATCTCTTTTTTCATTCTATTTAAACTATCTACCTACCATGGTCATTTCGAATA from Bombus affinis isolate iyBomAffi1 chromosome 3, iyBomAffi1.2, whole genome shotgun sequence encodes:
- the LOC126914144 gene encoding uncharacterized protein LOC126914144 isoform X3, which produces MSREFYVPCTPYTYQCGIGTGLTEGAVGSVSGTGSGGNSSSGGGNSSSGGGMDCMPLRPGPFHYLINEQAKSLIALQELQNEVGALLEFRDLVIETFPNLRHKMAATASAGASVTSSSCTQNSHIPLPLSSPSSRRINEWEPGKVRRRVPREGAESSSSSLPRSRSNSHSGGTKNNCSATVQDSGFSTETSSKDSASTAIAPRPNSPRPTVLDEAEDELWNLLDVIHRKGIRLREEVECLQGRLESVASEDLASTDILNAVRKVTCLEDEKTTTIPTEEDKQDKDKDSQVVTLRREKEQLLDKVAELEAETISSRARAQELQSELAALSALKTGLEDRLRAGLSEASADVLAPGAQRLQPIASAAPVVSPPKSNNVSNIKSKSSAFASVATSTKAHKSRFRTRTIEKNVLLDVTAHNEELRDIDVEASVNERRARLGALDSVLVSPTRVAHVKDVDSKKIAAILRENSPLELQRHLITTTVHNQVLQKRLDEVQKSTETLSERLDKAREENDDLRFQLEERNIELEGTRARVRVLERLQQRPPTEIDPEADGDQPRCEQNGLEPGSSTESARDHHQAVEVKPSPRRRPSRIPLPGATTKAAAPRPPSHGRNDSKESLKSLTRPPRDSSRDSHGGKSLSKARDSNRDSLGNKSLTKNSNNNNGTAGGNNNGTGNSKETNRESLNRSLPRNNSSRDSLNKSSSLSRARDSLESNNLGTSSSPGTTPPRRPPAPARRSYSLARASTSVDTENGKSCTEPPSSWCSTNGSFRHSDSSLYPDSLNQETSSVTGTTKVEFIIGSPIRRFRQSSVWPHRYFDSIDSAAMLPESLLSDEFSLRRGEGLAECDSLECHPISNDS
- the LOC126914144 gene encoding uncharacterized protein LOC126914144 isoform X2 — encoded protein: MDCMPLRPGPFHYLINEQAKSLIALQELQNEVGALLEFRDLVIETFPNLRHKMAATASAGASVTSSSCTQNSHIPLPLSSPSSRRINEWEPGKVRRRVPREGAESSSSSLPRSRSNSHSGGTKNNCSATVQDSGFSTETSSKDSASTAIAPRPNSPRPTVLDEAEDELWNLLDVIHRKGIRLREEVECLQGRLESVASEDLASTDILNAVRKVTCLEDEKTTTIPTEEDKQDKDKDSQVVTLRREKEQLLDKVAELEAETISSRARAQELQSELAALSALKTGLEDRLRAGLSEASADVLAPGAQRLQPIASAAPVVSPPKSNNVSNIKSKSSAFASVATSTKAHKSRFRTRTIEKNVLLDVTAHNEELRDIDVEASVNERRARLGALDSVLVSPTRVAHVKDVDSKKIAAILRENSPLELQRHLITTTVHNQVLQKRLDEVQKSTETLSERLDKAREENDDLRFQLEERNIELEGTRARVRVLERLQQRPPTEIDPEADGDQPRCEQNGLEPGSSTESARDHHQAVEVKPSPRRRPSRIPLPGATTKAAAPRPPSHGRNDSKESLKSLTRPPRDSSRDSHGGKSLSKARDSNRDSLGNKSLTKNSNNNNGTAGGNNNGTGNSKETNRESLNRSLPRNNSSRDSLNKSSSLSRARDSLESNNLGTSSSPGTTPPRRPPAPARRSYSLARASTSVDTENGKRLSTDICLNYDESPDDPQPKCLIWSAGERAFEPVPGGPIQKMAPSRVPPVFLSCTEPPSSWCSTNGSFRHSDSSLYPDSLNQETSSVTGTTKVEFIIGSPIRRFRQSSVWPHRYFDSIDSAAMLPESLLSDEFSLRRGEGLAECDSLECHPISNDS
- the LOC126914144 gene encoding uncharacterized protein LOC126914144 isoform X1, whose protein sequence is MSREFYVPCTPYTYQCGIGTGLTEGAVGSVSGTGSGGNSSSGGGNSSSGGGMDCMPLRPGPFHYLINEQAKSLIALQELQNEVGALLEFRDLVIETFPNLRHKMAATASAGASVTSSSCTQNSHIPLPLSSPSSRRINEWEPGKVRRRVPREGAESSSSSLPRSRSNSHSGGTKNNCSATVQDSGFSTETSSKDSASTAIAPRPNSPRPTVLDEAEDELWNLLDVIHRKGIRLREEVECLQGRLESVASEDLASTDILNAVRKVTCLEDEKTTTIPTEEDKQDKDKDSQVVTLRREKEQLLDKVAELEAETISSRARAQELQSELAALSALKTGLEDRLRAGLSEASADVLAPGAQRLQPIASAAPVVSPPKSNNVSNIKSKSSAFASVATSTKAHKSRFRTRTIEKNVLLDVTAHNEELRDIDVEASVNERRARLGALDSVLVSPTRVAHVKDVDSKKIAAILRENSPLELQRHLITTTVHNQVLQKRLDEVQKSTETLSERLDKAREENDDLRFQLEERNIELEGTRARVRVLERLQQRPPTEIDPEADGDQPRCEQNGLEPGSSTESARDHHQAVEVKPSPRRRPSRIPLPGATTKAAAPRPPSHGRNDSKESLKSLTRPPRDSSRDSHGGKSLSKARDSNRDSLGNKSLTKNSNNNNGTAGGNNNGTGNSKETNRESLNRSLPRNNSSRDSLNKSSSLSRARDSLESNNLGTSSSPGTTPPRRPPAPARRSYSLARASTSVDTENGKRLSTDICLNYDESPDDPQPKCLIWSAGERAFEPVPGGPIQKMAPSRVPPVFLSCTEPPSSWCSTNGSFRHSDSSLYPDSLNQETSSVTGTTKVEFIIGSPIRRFRQSSVWPHRYFDSIDSAAMLPESLLSDEFSLRRGEGLAECDSLECHPISNDS